Proteins encoded by one window of Rutidosis leptorrhynchoides isolate AG116_Rl617_1_P2 chromosome 7, CSIRO_AGI_Rlap_v1, whole genome shotgun sequence:
- the LOC139857416 gene encoding GDSL esterase/lipase At1g71691-like, with amino-acid sequence MLIIQFFDGKSSNKDTHDNNYLSPNMTNMVVEIKLKVQATLINYSNYHHSNFTVYGQDYGDGGDNGSFGASSPEAASAAAREMVPAMFIFGDSLIDNGNNNDLTSLAKANYYPYGIDFDGGPTGRFSNGYTMVDAIAELLGLPLIPAYSQTSNSADEMLHGVNFASAAAGILDITGRNFVGRIPFNQQIKNFENSLDEIKTALGASTNLGQALARCIFFVGMGSNDYLNNYLMPNYNTRNQYDGNQYADLLSKQYTTQLKRLYNLGARKFVLAGIGLMGCIPSILAQSTTGRCSDEVNQLVLPFNANMKTMINSLSANLPGSKFVYIDVHNMFQDILENARSYGFRVVNRGCCGIGRNRGQITCLPMQAPCLNRREYVFWDAFHPTEAVNVLMGKKAFSGTPDMVYPINIQQLAKL; translated from the exons ATGCTTATAATTCAATTCTTTGATGGTAAGAGTTCGAATAAAGACACACATGACAACAATTATTTGTCCCCAAACATGACAAATATGGTGGTAGAAATAAAACTAAAGGTGCAGGCCACACTTATTAATTACAGTAATTACCACCATTCAAATTTTACAG TTTATGGACAAGATTATGGAGATGGTGGTGATAATGGCAGTTTTGGTGCTTCTTCACCGGAAGCAGCTTCAGCCGCTGCGAGAGAGATGGTGCCGGCAATGTTCATATTTGGAGACTCACTCAttgataatggaaataataatgatTTAACTTCTTTAGCTAAAGCTAATTATTATCCTTATGGTATTGACTTTGATGGAGGTCCAACTGGTAGATTTTCAAATGGTTACACCATGGTTGATGCTATAG CGGAATTACTTGGACTACCATTGATACCAGCCTATTCGCAAACATCAAATTCAGCAGATGAAATGTTGCATGGTGTCAATTTTGCTTCAGCTGCTGCTGGAATTCTTGATATCACTGGCCGAAATTTT GTGGGCAGAATTCCGTTTAATCAGCAGATAAAGAACTTCGAAAACAGCTTGGATGAAATAAAGACTGCATTAGGTGCTTCTACTAATCTTGGTCAAGCACTTGCCAGATGCATTTTCTTTGTAGGAATGGGTAGTAATGACTACTTAAACAACTATCTCATGCCTAATTACAACACTCGTAACCAGTACGATGGTAATCAGTACGccgatcttttgtccaaacaatACACTACACAGCTAAAA CGGCTTTACAATCTTGGAGCGCGAAAGTTTGTTTTAGCTGGGATCGGGCTAATGGGTTGTATTCCGAGTATATTAGCACAAAGTACAACAGGAAGATGCTCAGATGAAGTGAACCAGCTTGTGCTACCTTTTAATGCAAATATGAAGACTATGATTAATAGTTTAAGTGCTAATCTTCCTGGTTCAAAATTCGTttacatcgatgttcataacatgttTCAAGATATCCTTGAAAACGCTAGATCTTACG GTTTTCGAGTGGTGAACAGGGGATGTTGTGGAATAGGGAGAAATAGAGGGCAGATAACGTGTCTACCGATGCAAGCACCATGTTTGAATAGACGCGAGTACGTGTTTTGGGACGCATTTCATCCGACAGAAGCTGTGAATGTGTTGATGGGGAAGAAGGCTTTTAGTGGTACTCCTGATATGGTTTATCCCATCAACATTCAACAACTAGCAAAACTTTGA